The window TGAGTCCGTGGCGAGATAACCAACATCTGCTGTTCTTTCAAAAAGATTGCGCATTAATATGTTAATAGCAAACTTTGCCTGATCTGTAAGACTGCTGACAGACTTGTTCACAGCCTCATGCACCAGGGCATCAACAAGCTGATCCTGAATTTCAGTAAATTTATATTTTGTAGCACGCATGTCCTTGATAAGGGGTGAAAAAAGCATGGTCGCCTCTGCAGGCATGTGAGCAGTTTCTATAAGCCCGGCAGTAATGGCGCCTTCCCAGCGCTTGTTTACAGAAAAAAACTTCTGGGTATAGTTGTTTATTTCCCGCATATTGGCCAGCAGAATGGTTTTATAACGTTCAACAGAGTTATCAGACATGCACTACCTCCAGCATATAAAACTTGAGCATTTCAGAGAAATTTTGAACACTATCCCCATTAAGGTTAAGTGAATACCGATTTATAGCTCGCCCAGCCCGAGATACGCTAAAAAATAACCAAAATGTCAAAAAAGACATGAAAAAATGCCCAACATATCAAATAAATTATTTTTTTGTAAATATACTCAACCCGTCAAGCCTGTATAAAATAATCTTTGCTGTCCATCAACTACAAAATTTGCTTTTTTGTAACAGTTTAGCGAGCTGCTTTCACCTCAGCCTTTTCGTCACTCGAAAAATGCCACTCCTTTTTGCAAAGAACTACAATCTTATTGGAAATAAAACCATATACTTACACATTTCAGTATATTTTCTCTTGTTTCCCGGCTCCAGCCTGGGGATACCTCTTTTTTTTTGTGGCTCCAGCCACATTTTGAAGAAGCGGCTGGAGCCGCAAGAACTAAACGCCCCCAGGCTGGAGCCTGGGAACGATTGGTGGATGTGCCAATTGTAAACTTTGGAAAATTTAGGCTTGATATGACTTGATGTTTGTGCTTTTGTGAAAAACGAAACAAAAGAAAACGTAATAGTTTAGCCCTTTTTCAAGAAAGCAGGGGACAGGCACTCCGGGCTCCACTTGAGGGTCAACCGATGATTTAAACGTCTCACTTTTGAGACAAGTGGGTCCCGGAAGAGCCAGTCCCCGTGCCACATGCAAATGGCTAAACTATTACAAGAAAACAATCTTGCCCTTTACAGGAGAAGCTTATGCCAGGCACCCAGACCTCACTCAGAAAATTTGTTGCTCCTGAATTCATCTATGGTCCAGGAGCAAGGCACCTGACCGGCAATATTATATCCCGTCTCGGAGTAGAAAGGGTAATGGTGATCTCTGACCCAGGGGTTGAAAAGACAGGTCTGGTCAAGGACATTTGCAAGACCCTGGACGCCCATAACATAGAATATTCATATTTTGATCAGGTTTCTCCAAATCCCAGGGATGTTGAAGTAATGCAGGGTGTGGATTTTTACAGATCTCATGGAGCTGAAGCCATCGTTGCCGTAGGAGGTGGAAGTCCTATGGACCTGGCCAAAGGGGTAGGGATCGCAGCCTCCAATAACCGTCACATCCTTGATTTCGAGGGAATAGATCAGGTAGAGCTACCATCTCCCCCTCTTGTATGTATTCCCACAACAGCAGGAAGTTCAGCCGATGTATCGCAATTTGCCATCATCAATGACACTATACGCAAGATAAAAATTGCCATAGTCAGCAAGGCTGTTGTGCCCGACATGGCACTTATCGATCCAGAAACCACCCTCACCATGGATCCTGAACTCACTGCAGCCACAGCCATGGATGCCCTGACCCACGCTGTTGAGGCCTATGTTTCCAAGGCTTCTTTTTCCATAACCGATGCCCACGCCTTAGAAACCATCAGACTGGTCAGGGCAAATATCATTGAGGCTGTTAAAAACCCCGATGATATGTTTTATCGGGACAAGCTCATGCTGGCCAGTCTGCACGCTGGACTGGCTTTTTCCAATGCCATTCTCGGTGCGGTGCATGCCATGGCCCACAGTCTGGGAGGTTTGATGGACTTTCCTCATGGATTGTGTAATGCATTGTTGCTGTCGCATGTTGTCCGCTATAACTTCGACAGTGTGCCGGATAAATATTCTGATATCGCACAGGCTCTGGGGCTTGAAACCCAGGGCCGTTCCTCTGATGCCATCCGGGACAGCTTAAGCAAAAAACTGTATGACCTGCATTTTGAAGCAGGCCTGACCAAAACCTTTGGCCAGCTCGGCTTAGATCCAAAAGCCATCCCTCAACTGGCGCAAAACGCTGTAAATGATCCATGCATGCTTACAAATCCCAAGGAAATGAGCGCTACTGATGTCGAAAAAATATTCATCAAATCCATCTAAGTTAAATGGAAGTCAAGACGCTTTAAACAGGCTCATTGGACTTGGACCCAGGTCCATGCAAAAAAGCTATTACCCTGAACTCAAGGCCAGATTAGATGAGCTTACCCGTTTTCGTAACCTTCTGGACAATATAAATGATCTCATAATTCTCATTGATATACACTCCGGCCTTATTATTGATACCAACAAGGCCACTGAAACCCTTCTCGGTCTGCATTCAGGGCAAATCCTAAAAAATCCCCTGTCCACATTCATGGATAAAAGTGAAGCAGACAAGATCCTTAACTTTTTCCAGCAAGAATATATCTGCTCAAAATTATTCCGGGTACAGCTCATCACAAGCAACAGAAAACTTATTCCTGTGGAAATTAATTGCAAAATTGTCAAACTGAAGCCCAATGGTTATGGCGTGCTCATAGCGAGAAACATGACAGCTCAAGAAGAGGCCAGACAGGAGATAGAAATCCAGAGGGCCTTTT is drawn from Desulfonatronovibrio magnus and contains these coding sequences:
- the ercA gene encoding alcohol dehydrogenase-like regulatory protein ErcA; this translates as MPGTQTSLRKFVAPEFIYGPGARHLTGNIISRLGVERVMVISDPGVEKTGLVKDICKTLDAHNIEYSYFDQVSPNPRDVEVMQGVDFYRSHGAEAIVAVGGGSPMDLAKGVGIAASNNRHILDFEGIDQVELPSPPLVCIPTTAGSSADVSQFAIINDTIRKIKIAIVSKAVVPDMALIDPETTLTMDPELTAATAMDALTHAVEAYVSKASFSITDAHALETIRLVRANIIEAVKNPDDMFYRDKLMLASLHAGLAFSNAILGAVHAMAHSLGGLMDFPHGLCNALLLSHVVRYNFDSVPDKYSDIAQALGLETQGRSSDAIRDSLSKKLYDLHFEAGLTKTFGQLGLDPKAIPQLAQNAVNDPCMLTNPKEMSATDVEKIFIKSI